The nucleotide window AGGGCATCCGACACCACCGCCACCCTGACGGCTTTCGACCGGGGCGCCGACGGCAGCTGGAAACCGGTCATCGGCCCGACGAAAGCGTTCCTCGGATCGTTGGGTATGGGCGAGCCGAAGGACAACGTCCACCGGACGCCGCAGGGCACCTTCCCGCTCGACCAGGCTTTCGGTCGCGCCGCGAACCCCGGGACCAAGATGCCCTACCTGAAGGTCGACCAGCAGGACTGGTGGGACTCGAACATGAAGTCGCCCACCTACAACACCCACGTGCGGCAGCCGCAGAGCCCTGGTGGCGACAGCGAGAACCTGTACAACTCCGGCCCGGTCTACGACTACGCGGTCAACATCGCGCACAACCCGCAACGGACCCCGGGCCGGGCCTCGGCGATGTTCTTGCACGTCACCAACGGTGAGCCGACCATGGGCTGCGTCGCGATCGACCGTGAACTGATGAAGCAGATCCTCGTGTGGCTCGACCCGGCGAAGAACCCCAAGATCACCATCGGCGTCAACCAGGGGGCACCCGCGGGCGAGGCGCCCGGAGCGACCCCTCAGACCGCTCCGGGCACGACGCCGCCGGGGACGACACCACCCGCTACGTCGGGTGTCCCGGGTGCCGATGTCCTGACCGGCCTGCTCTCGCAGCTCGTCGGTGTGGTTCCCGCGCTCTTCGGACTCGGCGGTCAGGCGGGCTGACTGCTCGTCGAGCCGGGACTACGAACTCGAGAGGATTGCCCGGGCGCATCGGCACCCGGGGCACCACGTGGCCCCGGAGCGGATGTCCCAGCCGTTGACCCGGGCGAGGTTGTCCAGATCGGACCGGCGCAGGGGAGCGCGGACGGTGAATCTCCGTCCGCAGCTGTCGCAGTCACGGTCGACGGGCGGCCGTTCGGTTTCCACGGGTGCGGAAACAACTGTCATCGCGAAGCCTTTTGTGTAGATCTTTCGGTCAGTTGATCGTTCTGTCGCTTGACCGGGTGTCGGGTCGCTCGTCCCAGGGGCCTCCCCTCTCCTCGGACGAGCGACCATTCCAGTGTCGGAAGATGTGATGCAGATCTCAAGGGCCGAATGACACACAGTTCGGCGGTGGTCCCGCCGAAGCGGTGTCACCGGTCGTGCGGAACGATCAGAACCGGGCACCGGGCCCGTTGAAGAACGGCGAGCGTCGTCGACCCCACCAGCATGCGGTCGAAGCCACCGCGGCCGCGGGCACCGACCACCACCAGTTGCGCGGCCTGCGCGTGATCGAGCAATGCCCGCGCCGGGCGATCCCGCACGATCGCACATCGGACCCGGACCGCCGGATGGTCGTGTCGCAGCCCGGTGAGCTCGTCGTCGAGCCACGTCGCCACGGTGGCGCGTAGGGCCCGCCAGGCGAGCCCGTGCTCGGGGGAGGGCGCTGCCGGATCGACATCGGACCCGTCGGAGTCGCGCCAGGCATGGACGACCGTGACGGGGACGCCGCGAACCGCCGCCTGCTCGAAGGCGGACGTCGCCGCGAGGCGGCTCGCGGGTGACCCGTCCACCCCGACCACCACCGCGGCCGACGTCCGCTCCGGCGGGGTCGAACCCGGGTCGCGGATCACGGTCAACGGGCACCGGGAGTGCTCGGCGAGTGCGAGAGCGACCGACCCCAGTGCCACGCGGTCGCCCGCGCGATGGCCCCGATTGCCGACGACCAGCACTCTCGCCGCCGACGAGGCCTCGAGCAGAGTGGGTATCGGAGGTGCGCATTCCACCCGCGTCGCGATCCGGACGGGCGACTCCGCAGCCGCACCGCTCGACTCCCTGATCGCACGGCTCGATTCGGACAAGGCCCGCTCGGCCCGCCTTCGCAACGGATCGAGCGAGTGCGGGCTCTCGGCGACGAGGCCGGCCGACGGACAGGCGGCGGAGATGAGTTCGACCGGCGAATGGTGCAACAGGGCATCGCGAGCGGCCCAGCACGCCGCCGCCCGGGCGGTGGCCGAACCGTCGATCCCGACGATCGTGGACGCAGTCAACGCGGCTGCCCCCTCCGCAGGTCGCACACCGGTGACCCCATGGGGCCCATTCACTGAGTACACACCCGGGGTGATGTGTCGCACATGCGCCAAAGATCCCGCACATCGAGGACCAAGGACCCATGCGCGGCGTGGTTCAGCGGCGTCGTTCGCGATTCGCGGACTTCGCCGCGTACACCGCCGCCTGGGTCCGCCGTTCCATCCCGAGTTTGCCGAGCAGTCGCGAGACGTAGTTCTTGACCGTCTTCTCGGCGAGGTGCATCCGCGCGGCGATCTGTCGGTTCGTCAGACCCTCCCCGAGCAGGGCGAGGAGCGTGCGGTCCTGCTCGCTGAGGCCGTCGTGGGGCGGTTCTTCGGCATCCTTCCGGGCGCGCAGTCGATCCATCAGCGCCGCGGCGGCGCGGTTGTCCAGCAGGGACCGCCCTGCTCCGACCTCGGCGATCGCTCGCGCGAGTTCCATTCCGGTGATGTCCTTGATGACGTATCCGCTGGCGCCGGCCAGGATGGCGTCCATCATCGCCTCGTCATCGGTCAGGGAGGTCAGCATCAGGCAGTGCAGGCCGTCGACACTGCTCAACAGCTCCCGGCACAGCTCGATGCCGCTGCCGTCGGGGAGTCGGACGTCGAGCACGGCGACATCCGGTCGTACCGCCGGTACCCGGGCCAGCGCCTGCGCGACGGTGGCGGCCTCGCCGACCACCTCGAGATCGGGGTCGGACTCGAGCAATTCGACGAGACCCCGTCGGACGATTTCATGGTCGTCGACCAGGAAGACCCTGATCA belongs to Gordonia sp. KTR9 and includes:
- a CDS encoding universal stress protein; protein product: MTASTIVGIDGSATARAAACWAARDALLHHSPVELISAACPSAGLVAESPHSLDPLRRRAERALSESSRAIRESSGAAAESPVRIATRVECAPPIPTLLEASSAARVLVVGNRGHRAGDRVALGSVALALAEHSRCPLTVIRDPGSTPPERTSAAVVVGVDGSPASRLAATSAFEQAAVRGVPVTVVHAWRDSDGSDVDPAAPSPEHGLAWRALRATVATWLDDELTGLRHDHPAVRVRCAIVRDRPARALLDHAQAAQLVVVGARGRGGFDRMLVGSTTLAVLQRARCPVLIVPHDR
- a CDS encoding L,D-transpeptidase family protein, encoding MRQLRLLGLLVIAVLAATVGGAGQALAAPETTTPETPPPGAGAAPGSGIPHLDGILDQLAGGTGSADGTDGTGTAGSTSQMIVVTVPRASDTTATLTAFDRGADGSWKPVIGPTKAFLGSLGMGEPKDNVHRTPQGTFPLDQAFGRAANPGTKMPYLKVDQQDWWDSNMKSPTYNTHVRQPQSPGGDSENLYNSGPVYDYAVNIAHNPQRTPGRASAMFLHVTNGEPTMGCVAIDRELMKQILVWLDPAKNPKITIGVNQGAPAGEAPGATPQTAPGTTPPGTTPPATSGVPGADVLTGLLSQLVGVVPALFGLGGQAG
- a CDS encoding response regulator — encoded protein: MIRVFLVDDHEIVRRGLVELLESDPDLEVVGEAATVAQALARVPAVRPDVAVLDVRLPDGSGIELCRELLSSVDGLHCLMLTSLTDDEAMMDAILAGASGYVIKDITGMELARAIAEVGAGRSLLDNRAAAALMDRLRARKDAEEPPHDGLSEQDRTLLALLGEGLTNRQIAARMHLAEKTVKNYVSRLLGKLGMERRTQAAVYAAKSANRERRR